Within the Dialister hominis genome, the region ATTATATTAAATCGCAATTATTCGGAAAATCCCCGGTTTTACTATCATCGCTCAACGCACATATTGATGATGAAGGCCTGCTTTACCAGAAGCCTTACATTGAGTCTTCACCTGCTTATGTCACTGTAGAAAACGGTCTGGCAAAAGCAGATCTTGCTCCATGGATGAAAGACTATTTCTCCGATCTGGCAAAAGCCGGCATCGGCATTTTCCCATCGCCTTACGAGCATCAGATACAAGCGCTTGAAGCAGCCGCCAGAGGTGAAAATCTATTCGTTTCGACGGGCACTGGTTCCGGTAAAACGGAATGTTTCATGTGGCCTCTTCTGGCCAAGATGGCTTCTGAAGCAAGATCCTCAAAGAAAACATGGGAAAAGCGCGGAATCCGCACCATCATCATGTATCCGATGAATGCGCTCGTCTCTGACCAAGTCAGCCGCCTTCGGAAGATGATTGGAGATCCCAAAAAGAAATTCATTACCGCATTCAGGAAAACTTGCGGCAGCGTCCGCCGCCCTCAATTTGGCATGTACACCGGGCGTACGCCATATCCGGGAGAACAACCATCGAAGGATCCGGACCGCAAACTTGAACGGACTCTTCGCCGAATGTCTTTCCCGGAAGATGATTCAGAGAAAGAATTCTTCCAACATCTGCAGGAAGAAGGAAAGATTCCAGCCAAAGCAGACATGGCTGATTTCCTTGATCGGCTTCATGATAGCGATCATACCCCAGATCCGGAAGACGCAGAGCTGATCACCCGTTTCGAGATGCAGCAATTCTGCCCGGATATACTGATTACCAACTATTCCATGCTGGAATACATGCTCCTGCGCCCCAGAGAAAGAAAAATCTGGAGTGACACCCGCGAATGGCTCGCCTCCAGCAAAGAGAACAAACTTCTCTTCGTCATCGATGAAGCACACATGTACCGCGGCTCATCCGGCGGAGAAGTTTCCTTATTGATCCGCCGCCTTTTCCATAAACTCGGCATCGGCCGGGATCGTGTGCAGTTCATCCTGACGACAGCAAGTATGCCGAACCAGAGCCTGAGCGACAGGGATGCTGTCATGACATTTGCCAATGAATTGACAGCTTCCGATGAAAAGACGGAGTTCCGCTATCTTAAAGGCCGTCAGGAAATCATCGATAATAATGCAAAGTATGATATTCCCGCCGATCTTCTCTTACATTCAGATCCAGGAAAATTTGAGAACCGAGATCTCTCCGCCCTTCTGGATCTCTGGAAGAATGCCGGTCATTTTGATACTTCCATCAATTCCTTGGAACCTCTTTACAACTGGATGTACGATCACCTGATCGATTACCGTCCCTTCCATAATCTGATCAAGGCTTGCCGTGGAAACGCCGTTTCTCTGGGCGAACTTTCTTCAAACATTTTCCCCACGCTCAATTCGGATGATGCACTGAAAGCAATAAGCGTCCTTTTAGCGATTGCACCACTGGCAAAAAATGCGAAAGATTCCGTCCTTTTCCCTGCCCGTATGCACATGCTCTTCAGAGGTATTTCCGGGGTCTACGCCTGCACCAACCCAGAATGCAGCCACTCTCATTCAGATGGCGGCCTTACTTTAGGGGAAATTTACTTGTCTGACAGTGGCCTGACCTGCCCACACTGCGGCAGTGTCGTATACGAGCTCTATAAGGACAGAGGCTGCGGCGCGCTGTTCTTCAAAGGCTATATTCTGGATGGTGGTTTCTTTACCCATGAAAGCCATGTCTACCTTTGGCACTATCCCGGTCAGCTCATGGATAAGAATATGAAGGAAATCCATTTATTCATTCCGGAGGATGATTATCTGCCCCCTAAAAGCAGCGGCAAAAGTGCCATCAAACCATGCTATTTGGACATCAAGAGCGGATTTATTAACTTTGCCGATGACTCGCTGGCAGGCAAAGAAGGAATTCGAAAACTCTATTACTGTAACCACTCTGTCAAAGATCAGCCCGGGGTTATTACATTCGCGGACTGCCCGCACTGCACCCACAAACTTCCTTCGACTCAGCTTGTATCATTCAGTACACAGGGCAACTTATCATTCTTCAATTTAATCCAGTCTCAATTTAAACTGCAGCCTGCTGTTCCCGGGAAGGATAAAGATCCGTATCATTTTCCCAATCAGGGCCGCAAGGTTCTGCTCTTTTCGGACAGCCGTCAGCGCGCAGCAAAACTGGCACGGGACATGTCGAATGCTTCTGACATTGAAGCGGCAAGACAATTATTTGTCCTTGCTTTGGCAGAAATGGAAAAGCAGGGCTCTAAACAGTCCATGGATTCTCTTTATGATTACTTCTGCCTTGCAGCAGGGCGTCATCATTTGCAGCTTTTCCACGGAGAAGAACGAAATAAATTTGAAGAAAACTGCCGCTCCGCATTACGGAATTACGAACGCTATACAAAGCGAAACAGAGATTATGATCCAAGATACAAAATAACAAATGCACCTTTGAGGATGCAGGAATATGTCCTCCGCTTATTTGCGGGTGGTTACAATACGCTCTATGACTCTGCCACAAGCTGGATTGAGCCCACAGAGAAAGCACTTGAGGCTGCCGTTGATGAACTAAGTGACCAAGGGATAGAGATTTCGGAAGAGGAATTCAAAGATTTCTTTAATGCCTGGATGCTCTATATTTCTGACAGATATACAGCTCTCGGACACACAATCAGCGATACCATCCGCATGGAAGTCCGCCCAAACTTTGATGGCTATGGCCTTAAAGATGATTGGGCCCTTTCAGCAATTATCCGGGAAGCAGCAGGATGGCAGGAAAGCGGGAAGAAAATAGGAACTAAAGTTCAAGAGAGTAAAGAAGAACTGGTCTGGAAGCAGGTTTTGAAGGAACAGTTCCTTGACCATGCCCAGCCGGATAATGGCAGACTTTATGTGGATCTTACCAGAGTCAAAGCACGTTTCGATCCTGACCATGTATGGTACAAATGCGAGCAGTGCTCCGAGCTGACGCCTTTCCTCCTGAAAGGAAGATGCCCCTCATGCGGCGCTGAACACATCCATGAAATGAGGCCGGAAGAGTACGATGCGCTCAGCTTCTGGAGAAAACCGCTTCAAGATGCGCTCGATGGCAAACCTATCCAGGTCATTGATACGGAAGAGCATACCGCACAGCTTTCTCATAAAGACCAACGTGATGACCTCTGGAGTAAAACGGAACAGTATGAACTCCGTTTCCAGGACCTGGTTCAGGATAATGAAACTCCTGTCGATATCCTCAGCAGTACGACAACCATGGAAGTCGGCATCGATATCGGATCCCTCGTCGCCGTAGGGCTTAGAAACATTCCTCCGACACGCGAAAACTATCAGCAGCGTGCCGGCCGTGCGGGCCGCCGCGGATCCAGCTTGTCTACCATTATTACTTTCTGTGAAAACGGCCCGCATGACACCATGTATTTCAAGGACCCGACGCCTATGCTCCGCGGTGATCCACGGAGGCCTTGGATCGATGTACAGAGTGAAAAACTGCTTCAGCGTCATCTGTCCATGGTTATTCTTCAGACATATCTGGATACATGCGGCAAGAGTCTTGACACCCTGCCCGCCCATGAATTTCTGAAGGAGTTCCTCCCGGATTTCAAGAAATATATGGAAGGCGGATTGTATAATTAAGTTGAACACTTAAAAATCCATAGCGAACCCTTGTGGTAAAATGTAGTTGCACAAAAAACACAACCACAAAGGAGAATCGCTATGGATCAAAATCATTTTACCACGGATACGTTACGCAAAAAAGGGGCTCATTTAACTTTTGAGGAACGAGTCATTATCCAAACGCGTCTCCGCGACAAGCAATCGTATCGGAGCATAGCCCGTGAGATTGGGTGCTGTGTCAATACGGTACGCAACGAGGTGAAGCGTGGCAAGGTTCTTTGCTATAACGGCAAGGTGGAACGCTATCGCGCAGCAGACGGGCAAAGCACCTATGAGGCGCATCGCGAAAACTGTGGTCGCAAATGCGACGCCATAGCAAAGGGAGCATTCCTCGACTATGTGCAGAAGAGACTTCAGGAACATCACTGGTCGCTCGATGCCTGCTTTGGCAGGGCACTGGTTACGGGAGAATTTCAACGTGGCGAGATGGTCTGTACGAAAACCCTGTACAACTATGTCACGCTGGGGCTCCTAGGAAAAATCAAGAGTATTGACCTGCCCTTGCGCGTCAAGCGAAAAAACGCCAGGAAGCGGGTTCGTGAGCGTAAGAAGAAGTTCGGCCGCAGTATAGATGAGCGCGATCCTTCTGTGGATGAGCGTCAGGATTTCGGGCATTGGGAGTGTGACCTTGTACTGGGATCTCGCTCAAAGGACGAAGTACTGCTGACTCTGGTTGAGCGCAAGACACGCTGTTCCCTCATCAGAAAACTGCCCAACAAGGAAAGTGCCTCTGTAATAGCAGCCTTCAGAAAATTGAAGGATGGAATGTTCCGCGGCTGTTTCAGCCGAGTGTTCCTCAGCATTACGACAGACAATGGCAGTGAGTTTTCTAGCCTGTCGGAGCTAGAGAAACTAAGTCACACACGGATCTATTATGCGCATCCGTACTGCTCCAGCGACAAAGGTACGAATGAGAATCACAACGGCTTATTCCGTCGATTTCTTCCCAAAGGGAAGAAAATCCAGGATTCCCCAGTGGAACACATTTCCAGAGTAGAGTGCTGGGCCAACACCCTGCCAAGAAAAATACTCGGCTATAAGACACCCGAGGAGTGCTTTAGGGAAGAAATGCTTGCAGCACTTACTGCATAAAGGTTCGCCGGGTGTTCAACTTATTATTGCAATTCGGGGAAATATATGGAAGCTTACGACATCAAGAAAGACAAACATCTTCTGCCGCCCGGAGCGGCCATTAATCATGACGCTTTCGTAAATGAATTAGAGGAATCTCTGGATACACTCCACGATAAGTGTGAAGCTCATCCTGAATTATTTGGCGTTGAAGAAAACAATGAAGACAAACGGAACCTGAAATCCCTCCTTGATGCGCTTTATGAAGAAGGCATCATTCCTACCTATTCCTTCCCGAAGAATGTCGTCAGCACCTACATTCCGGACCGGAACGGGAAAATCCTTTACGAAGTATCCCGCGGACTTGATGTGGCTATCGGTGAATACGCGCCGGGCAGAGCCATCGTAGTCGATAAGCAGACCTACCAGATCGGCGGATTCTATTATCCGGGAAGTGAAAGGAAAAAGGGTCAGCTCAAAACACCTGCACGATCCTATACAGACGATCCCAATTACATGAAACACATCATTTCCTGTGATGCATGCGGCTGGTTTGATCTGTATGATCCAAGTTCCAGCCACGGTCACCCGGATTGCTGCCCCTTCTGTGGAAATACTGATCTCAAGACCACCCGTGATATGATGCGTCCCTGGGGCTTTGCTCCTAAGAATGGGGAATCGATCCCTGATGTCCAGTTATCCGAAGAATACACAGCGATACAGCAGCCTCTCTACTCCACACTTCCAGACGCAGAGGATATGGAGCTTATCCCGGGTTGTAAAAATATAAGATCCGCCAAGCGTACCAACCAGCGAATCCTTATGCTGAACAGAGGCATTGGAGACCAAGGATTCATGGTATGCCCGGACTGCGGTGCCTCCATGCCTGGAGACGACATTTCCGTCTTAAAGAATATAGAAAGGCCTTATAAATCCGGACTCAAGCTAGGGAAGTGCAGCCATATCAATGCACAGAACGTCAACCTCGGCTTTGATTTCATCACAGATATGCTCGTCCTTGAATTCAAGATCGACCGCAAGAAAATCGACACTAGGACGGACAATCCATGGCTCAG harbors:
- a CDS encoding IS30 family transposase, which gives rise to MDQNHFTTDTLRKKGAHLTFEERVIIQTRLRDKQSYRSIAREIGCCVNTVRNEVKRGKVLCYNGKVERYRAADGQSTYEAHRENCGRKCDAIAKGAFLDYVQKRLQEHHWSLDACFGRALVTGEFQRGEMVCTKTLYNYVTLGLLGKIKSIDLPLRVKRKNARKRVRERKKKFGRSIDERDPSVDERQDFGHWECDLVLGSRSKDEVLLTLVERKTRCSLIRKLPNKESASVIAAFRKLKDGMFRGCFSRVFLSITTDNGSEFSSLSELEKLSHTRIYYAHPYCSSDKGTNENHNGLFRRFLPKGKKIQDSPVEHISRVECWANTLPRKILGYKTPEECFREEMLAALTA
- a CDS encoding DEAD/DEAH box helicase, producing MPNGASSIHKQLRTELENYIKSQLFGKSPVLLSSLNAHIDDEGLLYQKPYIESSPAYVTVENGLAKADLAPWMKDYFSDLAKAGIGIFPSPYEHQIQALEAAARGENLFVSTGTGSGKTECFMWPLLAKMASEARSSKKTWEKRGIRTIIMYPMNALVSDQVSRLRKMIGDPKKKFITAFRKTCGSVRRPQFGMYTGRTPYPGEQPSKDPDRKLERTLRRMSFPEDDSEKEFFQHLQEEGKIPAKADMADFLDRLHDSDHTPDPEDAELITRFEMQQFCPDILITNYSMLEYMLLRPRERKIWSDTREWLASSKENKLLFVIDEAHMYRGSSGGEVSLLIRRLFHKLGIGRDRVQFILTTASMPNQSLSDRDAVMTFANELTASDEKTEFRYLKGRQEIIDNNAKYDIPADLLLHSDPGKFENRDLSALLDLWKNAGHFDTSINSLEPLYNWMYDHLIDYRPFHNLIKACRGNAVSLGELSSNIFPTLNSDDALKAISVLLAIAPLAKNAKDSVLFPARMHMLFRGISGVYACTNPECSHSHSDGGLTLGEIYLSDSGLTCPHCGSVVYELYKDRGCGALFFKGYILDGGFFTHESHVYLWHYPGQLMDKNMKEIHLFIPEDDYLPPKSSGKSAIKPCYLDIKSGFINFADDSLAGKEGIRKLYYCNHSVKDQPGVITFADCPHCTHKLPSTQLVSFSTQGNLSFFNLIQSQFKLQPAVPGKDKDPYHFPNQGRKVLLFSDSRQRAAKLARDMSNASDIEAARQLFVLALAEMEKQGSKQSMDSLYDYFCLAAGRHHLQLFHGEERNKFEENCRSALRNYERYTKRNRDYDPRYKITNAPLRMQEYVLRLFAGGYNTLYDSATSWIEPTEKALEAAVDELSDQGIEISEEEFKDFFNAWMLYISDRYTALGHTISDTIRMEVRPNFDGYGLKDDWALSAIIREAAGWQESGKKIGTKVQESKEELVWKQVLKEQFLDHAQPDNGRLYVDLTRVKARFDPDHVWYKCEQCSELTPFLLKGRCPSCGAEHIHEMRPEEYDALSFWRKPLQDALDGKPIQVIDTEEHTAQLSHKDQRDDLWSKTEQYELRFQDLVQDNETPVDILSSTTTMEVGIDIGSLVAVGLRNIPPTRENYQQRAGRAGRRGSSLSTIITFCENGPHDTMYFKDPTPMLRGDPRRPWIDVQSEKLLQRHLSMVILQTYLDTCGKSLDTLPAHEFLKEFLPDFKKYMEGGLYN
- a CDS encoding DUF1998 domain-containing protein codes for the protein MEAYDIKKDKHLLPPGAAINHDAFVNELEESLDTLHDKCEAHPELFGVEENNEDKRNLKSLLDALYEEGIIPTYSFPKNVVSTYIPDRNGKILYEVSRGLDVAIGEYAPGRAIVVDKQTYQIGGFYYPGSERKKGQLKTPARSYTDDPNYMKHIISCDACGWFDLYDPSSSHGHPDCCPFCGNTDLKTTRDMMRPWGFAPKNGESIPDVQLSEEYTAIQQPLYSTLPDAEDMELIPGCKNIRSAKRTNQRILMLNRGIGDQGFMVCPDCGASMPGDDISVLKNIERPYKSGLKLGKCSHINAQNVNLGFDFITDMLVLEFKIDRKKIDTRTDNPWLSRAAQSLAEALRLAASKRLDVDFTELVTGYRLRSGASNTAYIDIYLYDSLSSGAGYAVSVADAMDELLHDMKALLEDCDCRSACPNCLKHYRNQNVHGLLDRFAALQLLEWGEFGITVPEITPEDQIKLIQPLENILRESGCKITISGDEIHAKSNTREKQIIIYPAMWAVPHDRNTIYISDALMKYAKPSAVKQIVDNM